CTCCGTGGGGGAAGGGTTCTCCCCGAGGAGTGCCTTCGCGCTCATGATCATACCGGGCGTGCAGAACCCGCATTGAAAGGCAGTGTGGTCCACAAAGGCCTGCTGCAGAGGGTCCAGTGCCCCGGTCTCCGGATCGCCCAACCCCTCGACGGTGGTGATGCGTTTCCCCTCGCACTCAACGGTAAGTGTCATGCAGGAGAGGGCTGCCTTTCCATCGATGAGGATGGTGCAGGACCCGCAGGCGCCGTGATCGCATGAGACCTTGGTGCCGGTAAGGCCGAGCGTTTCCCTTAGTGTATAAGCCAGGGTATGGGCCGGGTCGATCTGATGGGGAGCAGTTCCCACTTCCATTGTGCAGACCTGTCCGTTGACGGTCAGGCTGATGCGATCTGTCTCGCGGACCCTCTTACGCGTATACTTTTGTGTTCTCACGACCATGTCTTCTCCCTTCCTCAATCGTTGATGTGTAAGAAATGGTACGTTACCGCTTCAGACTACGTCAAGACTAACGATTGTTAGTATTGGTACGCCGTCGGTATACAGATTTTCTTTTCATCCCCACAATGCCCGTTAATCGTAAAACGTATATCGTAAATCGTGGAGAAGTTTCAAACCTTTTTACGAATTCCGATTTTCGAATAACGGATTCAAATCCATTTTCCTGCCATTTCAATATGTTGTCAAGAAAAAACCTGATACTCGTTACCGGATTCCCGATCCTTGTTTAATCACGCGAGCATCAAGCATCGAGTATCATGGAAGACCTTGGGAGTCGCCCCTGACAAGGGACAGAATAATACTTTGAGTCTACTGAGCCTTATTAAAATTGATTGACGTTATTATCCATTGTCGTCCCGCTATTTTTTCCAATCTGACACGCGTTCCCTTATCCGGTTCGGTTGTGGCAACTTCATCATCAACGTCTATATCTATCGGAACGGTAAAGACACTCCAGTTTTTAACGCTGACAAAGATACTTTTTTGAGCGGGCCAGTTGATTTCATATATGATGCGTTTTTTGGTTGCTTCTTTATCGGTGTCGCTGGGGAGCCCTCCCAGTAATGTGTTTATAAAGCCGTCCATATCTAAATATTTCTCTGCAAGTTCCGGGTCTTTGAACACGATGGCCCTTTTGAACTGCATTAGCGCGTATCGCGGAGTTCCTTGAAAATAATAGTATCCCGCATACAGAGCGCCAATAGCGATTGCAAATACGAGTAATTTTGCGACCCCGCCCCTTTCATTCCTCATAAACTTATATTTTACCATATACCCTCCATTCTCCTGCCATTTTGATATGTTGTCAAGAAAAAACCTGATACTCGTCACCGGATACCTGATACTCGTTTGTAAATCCAGTTTCTCACAGGGTACACAGAGAGAAAGGAATTTCTCCGAGACCTCTGTGGACTCAAGCGTTAGCGGGCGTGAGACAAATGTTTTTCCGAAAAACCTTTTAATGCCAATACTAAAATAATCAGCCAGCCTGGTCTTGCAAAACGGGGCAGGGGGACTTATAGTTTTGTTATGACAACTGAAGAAAGAAAACTTGTAACTTCCTACTGTGAGCAGGCGTTCAATGGGAGAACGATACGTCAGGTATATCCTGTCTGTGAATGCGGCAAGGTTTTTACCTTAAAAGATCTCTATGACGCACCGGGCGTATATTTCAGGAATGTGGATGTCTTCGGCAAGACCTTCACGCTCATCGAACCGATATGCCCGGTATGTAACAGTAAGATCCCGGCACGCTTTAACGTACTCAACTGACAGAGCGTGAAAGCGTTTGAACACAACCAAAAAACAGCAATGAAAAGTTATTGAATTATTGAAGGATATCCCCCTTATCTGTCAGGGGATCTTCCTCCTCAAATTCAAATAATTCAAATCCTATTCCTCCCGGGCCCGTAAAGTAGATTAACCGGAGCAAACCCAATTCGGTATGCGTAAAACCGGTTTCGGGAAATTGCTCCGAAACAGTGTATCCGTGTGCTTGAAGCCTTTGCCGCCAGGCCGGTACATCTGTTACTCTCAAACATATATGAGGGACCCCAACCACATGGCCCATTGGGTGAACGGGGAAATCGGGACGCGGCAGGACGTTCGGTTCCGTCAGCAGTTCCAACACCTGCTGGTCACCGGCATGGATGAGGGCTCGCTCCCCCGGTCCGATACTGCCGCGCGGACCGCGTGTCAACAAACGGAATCCTATTATATCGGTGAAAAAAGAGATTGCCTCATCGATGTTATCGACCCACATGCCCACATGATGGATATTGATACATTTCATTTCGACTCCCTTCATCGAATGATTCTTTTTATTCTTTTTCTATTTTATCTTTTTTTGGTGCTTGCTTCACTAACTAAATATCTTTTCCCTGCCGAAAGGGATTCTTCCTCCCATGCCGCTTTTTCCCTTGAAGTGTTAACGTTGAACACAGCAAAACAGCTCATGGTTCATAGCTCATGGCAACATACACGTAAGTCGTAGGCGCAAGGGAATGAACCCCGTGAAATGTGAAAGGTAAAATGTAAAATGTTTAAACTTTTCACTTTTCACGTTTCACTTTTCACAATATCAGCTGCCCGCTGATAGCTGATTTTTCGGTAATGTTTCATTGACATACAAGGCTGATCTTCTTATACTCCCTTCCATAAGAAGCAATGTCATATCACATAAGAAAAAGGAGGACG
This is a stretch of genomic DNA from Syntrophorhabdaceae bacterium. It encodes these proteins:
- a CDS encoding (2Fe-2S)-binding protein; amino-acid sequence: MVVRTQKYTRKRVRETDRISLTVNGQVCTMEVGTAPHQIDPAHTLAYTLRETLGLTGTKVSCDHGACGSCTILIDGKAALSCMTLTVECEGKRITTVEGLGDPETGALDPLQQAFVDHTAFQCGFCTPGMIMSAKALLGENPSPTEEEVKEGLSGNFCRCISHYHVVKAVLATSGKGK